One Rosa chinensis cultivar Old Blush chromosome 5, RchiOBHm-V2, whole genome shotgun sequence genomic region harbors:
- the LOC112203165 gene encoding wall-associated receptor kinase 5-like: MKEPWKQQKSLQRKNLRRRQTITMQMRFLVKEPMEQFTKAFYLIRKNVVKLLGCCFETEVPLLVYEYITHGTLFEHIFNKGKGSPLSWELRLKIASETAGALAYLHSSTSTPIIHRDVKATNILLDANYTAKVSDFGASRFIPLDQTELATLVQGTLGYLDPEYFHSNQLTEKSDVYSFGVVLAELLTSRVALSFARPDAERCLASFFVSSIEKDCLIEILDADIVNEGNIDTAEQVAYLAKRCLRIKGEERPSMKEVAMELEGMQNTAKHPWGKNANSCPEETEYLLGSPINPEAYIVNVRGDGDEGSSGTTSGYDSMQIQMLMPYDDAR; the protein is encoded by the exons ATGAAGGAGCCGTGGAAACAACAAAAATCTTTACAGCGGAAGAACTTAAGAAGGCGACAAACAATTACCATGCAGATGAGATTCTTGGTGAAGGAGCCTATGGAACAGTTTACAAAGGCATTCTACCTGATAAGAAA AAATGTGGTAAAACTATTGGGTTGTTGTTTTGAGACTGAAGTGCCTTTACTAGTTTATGAGTACATTACCCATGGCACTCTTTTTGAGCATATATTCAATAAGGGAAAAGGATCACCGCTTTCATGGGAATTACGATTGAAGATAGCATCAGAAACGGCAGGGGCACTAGCTTACTTACACTCCTCTACTTCCACACCAATCATACATCGAGACGTGAAAGCAACAAATATACTATTAGATGCCAATTACACGGCCAAAGTGTCCGATTTTGGAGCTTCGCGTTTCATTCCTCTAGATCAAACTGAGCTAGCAACACTAGTGCAAGGGACGCTTGGCTACTTGGACCCTGAATACTTTCATTCCAATCAACTGACTGAAAAGAGTGACGTCTACAGCTTTGGAGTTGTCCTAGCAGAGCTATTAACGAGCAGAGTGGCACTTTCTTTCGCTAGACCTGACGCAGAGAGATGCCTAGCAAGtttctttgtttcttcaatAGAGaaagattgcttgattgaaatTCTTGACGCTGACATAGTGAATGAGGGGAACATAGACACAGCAGAGCAAGTTGCTTATCTCGCAAAAAGATGTCTAAGGATAAAAGGGGAGGAAAGGCCTTCAATGAAAGAAGTGGCCATGGAGTTGGAGGGAATGCAAAATACAGCGAAGCATCCATGGGGAAAAAATGCAAATTCATGTCCCGAGGAGACTGAGTACTTGCTGGGGTCACCTATCAATCCAGAAGCTTACATTGTGAATGTTAGAGGTGATGGTGATGAAGGTTCTAGTGGTACAACTAGTGGGTATGACAGCATGCAAATTCAAATGTTAATGCCATATGATGATGCGCGATGA
- the LOC112166148 gene encoding wall-associated receptor kinase 3 yields MQGIFRVCHPDKGPIPGYYCKCKKGYEGNPYIGCQDIDECLAEINPCGNGTCQNSPESYSCKCNKGFKNDGPQKCIARPTANNTPLKISLGICIGFFVLLVIIFGLYREYKRRQFNQMKKKYFEANGGPKLQLQLKQLASQKESLATQIFTAEQLKKATKDYDENEKIGEGGYGIVYKGVLDDKREVAIKMSKMTAQVKSDQFINEVIVLSQISHRNVVRLLGCCLETETPMLVYEFVGNGTLYDHIHKKKGQPLSFAQRLKIAAETATALSYLHHSTTMQIVHRDVKATNILLDEKLTAKVSDFGASKLVPDDKTQLSTLVQGTMGYLDPEYLQSNTLTEKSDVYSFGVVLVELLTSENAVRFDKPEAERNLANVFVSIIEEKGLRALGPILDDEIVKDGNWEIIEKVANLAKRCLSVKGDERPTMKQVERELDEILRTLAKQPGGKKLYASSSKETDTSLESHSNDYNVEISNEGDGGSTGIISSAEYDASMQNQAQKPSGYGR; encoded by the exons ATGCAAGGAATATTCCGAGTGTGTCACCCAGACAAAGGGCCCATACCTGGTTACTATTGCAAGTGTAAGAAAGGCTACGAAGGGAACCCATACATCGGTTGCCAAG ATATTGACGAGTGTTTGGCTGAAATTAACCCATGCGGGAATGGAACGTGCCAAAATTCACCTGAAAGTTACTCTTGTAAATGTAATAAAGGGTTCAAAAATGATGGTCCTCAGAAGTGCATTGCTCGTCCCACGGCAAACAACACTCCCCTGAAAATTTCATTGG GCATTTGTATTGGCTTCTTTGTTTTATTAGTCATAATTTTTGGGTTATATCGCGAATACAAGAGAAGACAGTTCaaccaaatgaaaaaaaagtacTTTGAAGCAAACGGAGGGCCGAAATTACAACTACAATTAAAGCAATTGGCTAGTCAAAAAGAATCTCTTGCGACCCAAATCTTTACTGCTGAACAACTTAAGAAGGCAACAAAGGATTAcgatgaaaatgaaaaaattgGTGAAGGAGGTTATGGAATAGTCTACAAAGGCGTACTCGATGATAAAAGAGAGGTTGCAATAAAGATGTCCAAAATGACTGCCCAGGTCAAAAGTGATCAGTTTATTAATGAGGTCATCGTTCTTTCTCAAATCAGTCATAGAAATGTGGTGAGGCTGCTAGGCTGTTGTTTGGAGACAGAAACGCCTATGCTAGTTTACGAGTTTGTTGGTAATGGAACTCTTtatgaccacattcataaaAAGAAAGGACAACCACTTTCATTTGCACAACGATTGAAGATAGCAGCAGAAACTGCGACGGCACTTTCATACTTACATCACTCTACCACCATGCAAATTGTTCATCGAGATGTCAAGGCAACGAATATACTGTTGGATGAGAAACTTACCGCCAAAGTGTCGGACTTCGGAGCTTCAAAACTGGTTCCTGACGACAAAACTCAACTTTCAACTTTAGTGCAGGGGACAATGGGATACTTGGACCCTGAATATCTTCAATCCAACACACTAACAGAAAAGAGTGACGTTTATAGCTTTGGAGTTGTCCTCGTGGAGCTATTGACAAGCGAGAATGCAGTTCGTTTCGATAAACCCGAGGCAGAGAGAAACCTGGCCAACGTCTTTGTTTCtataattgaagaaaaaggTCTGCGCGCGCTGGGTCCAATTCTTGATGATGAAATAGTCAAGGATGGAAATTGGGAGATCATCGAAAAAGTTGCCAATCTTGCCAAAAGATGCTTAAGTGTGAAAGGAGACGAAAGGCCTACCATGAAACAAGTAGAGAGGGAGCTAGATGAAATACTGAGAACTTTGGCAAAGCAACCCGGGGGAAAGAAGCTTTATGCCTCCTCTTCCAAAGAGACGGACACCTCTCTTGAGTCACATTCAAACGATTACAATGTGGAGATTAGTAATGAAGGCGATGGTGGTTCTACTGGCATTATTAGCAGTGCAGAGTATGACGCCAGCATGCAAAATCAAGCCCAAAAGCCGTCCGGTTATGGTCGATAA
- the LOC112166149 gene encoding wall-associated receptor kinase 1-like has product MASLHERILVTLLSLLMLVAATTTLLAAAQTLVPSPQAKPGCLEKCGGLTIPYPFGLGEACSMRPEFTLTCDESTTAPPSANFTNSTFTFPITITNFSLVDGELQVMQEIARNCYDEEGYNTNSSSSLELPPSYTISTKNNFFTLGCNVLAVYLQGVDVGYQTGVNVALCMDILGEELTESCIGVGCAQTSIPSGLQNISIGLASLNGYNANDPWESNYKCSYAFIVEEGNFTFAPKTSFQQLNTTIQQLPVAVNWAIGDEPCAVAKNLTDYSCKENTICVDRSTISTETAAGYICRCLPGYEGNPYLGCRDIDECTTSSRDPCTNGKCVNSPPGNYSCKCNKGFRNQDDMTCIPYSWLNNTSLKISLGVSIGFLVLVVVISWMYWEITKGGSSNSKRSTSKKTVA; this is encoded by the exons ATGGCCTCATTACATGAGAGGATTCTTGTTACGCTGCTCTCTTTGTTAATGTTAGTGGCCGCAACAACAACATTGCTAGCAGCGGCGCAGACCCTAGTGCCGTCTCCTCAAGCCAAGCCAGGATGCCTAGAGAAGTGCGGTGGTCTCACAATCCCATACCCGTTTGGCCTAGGCGAAGCTTGTTCCATGCGACCCGAGTTCACCCTCACTTGCGATGAATCCACCACAGCACCCCCATCAGCAaattttacaaacagtacctTTACCTTTCCCATCACCATTACTAACTTTTCCCTTGTTGACGGTGAGTTACAAGTAATGCAGGAGATAGCCAGAAATTGCTATGACGAGGAGGGTTATAATACAAACAGCAGCAGTTCACTCGAGCTGCCTCCTTCTTACACCATCTCAACCAAAAACAACTTCTTTACCCTTGGCTGCAACGTTTTAGCAGTCTATCTGCAAGGTGTGGATGTGGGCTACCAAACCGGAGTAAATGTGGCCTTATGTATGGATATTCTTGGCGAGGAATTGACCGAGTCTTGCATCGGCGTTGGGTGCGCCCAAACTTCCATCCCTAGTGGACTGCAAAACATTTCAATTGGACTGGCTTCACTTAACGGCTATAACGCGAATGATCCCTGGGAATCAAACTACAAGTGCAGCTACGCTTTCATCGTTGAAGAAGGCAACTTCACATTCGCACCGAAAACAAGTTTTCAACAACTGAATACAACAATTCAACAGCTTCCGGTGGCTGTTAATTGGGCAATCGGGGACGAGCCATGTGCAGTAGCGAAGAACCTAACTGATTATTCGTGCAAAGAGAATACAATTTGTGTCGACCGAAGTACCATCAGTACTGAGACGGCTGCAGGTTACATTTGCCGGTGCTTGCCAGGCTACGAAGGGAACCCGTACCTCGGTTGTCGGg ATATCGATGAGTGCACGACCTCATCAAGGGACCCCTGCACGAATGGAAAGTGCGTAAATTCACCTCCAGGGAATTACTCGTGTAAATGTAATAAAGGATTCAGAAACCAAGACGACATGACTTGCATCCCATATTCCTGGTTAAACAACActtccctaaaaatatcattag GTGTCAGTATAGGCTTCTTGGTTTTAGTGGTCGTAATTTCGTGGATGTATTGGGAAATAACAAAAGGAGGCTCATCAAACTCAAAAAGAAGTACTTCAAAGAAAACGGTGGCTTAA
- the LOC121049145 gene encoding wall-associated receptor kinase 2-like produces the protein MALVHGKMLLMKLTSVILAAATILLAAAAANKPLPPPQAKPNCPDRCGNLTIPYPFGIGDGCYIPLKGQEKQFELACDNSTNPPSLNWTYSTFRVTDFILAEGQLQVMNPISKDCYNENGSNVEYKVPGLNYYPPFSISGRKNNFVAVGCDTSAIFRGFRGEQVFFTGCMSLCPNISTVDQDSCSGVGCCLQNKIPEGLKNLSVILNSYYNHMDIWAFNPCSYAFVVQDGYFNFSGKRSFEQLKNMEQIPMIINWQIGNETCEGAKKNAVD, from the coding sequence ATGGCCTTAGTACATGGGAAAATGCTTCTTATGAAACTCACATCAGTCATATTAGCAGCTGCAACGATATTgctagcagcagcagcagctaatAAACCCCTCCCACCGCCTCAAGCCAAGCCCAACTGCCCAGACCGCTGTGGTAACCTCACAATTCCATATCCATTTGGCATCGGTGACGGCTGTTACATACCGCTGAAGGGACAGGAAAAGCAATTCGAACTCGCTTGTGATAATTCCACTAATCCCCCATCATTGAACTGGACTTACAGCACCTTCCGTGTTACTGATTTTATCCTTGCTGAGGGTCAATTGCAAGTTATGAATCCTATAAGCAAGGATTGTTACAACGAGAACGGCTCTAATGTGGAGTACAAAGTTCCTGGGCTCAATTATTATCCTCCTTTCAGCATTTCCGGTCGCAAAAACAACTTCGTCGCCGTAGGCTGCGACACTTCTGCTATTTTCCGGGGTTTTCGTGGTGAACAAGTGTTCTTCACGGGGTGCATGTCCTTGTGCCCCAACATCAGCACCGTGGATCAAGACTCTTGCTCTGGGGTCGGGTGTTGCCTGCAGAACAAAATCCCTGAAGGACTGAAGAATCTTTCTGTGATATTAAATAGCTATTACAATCATATGGATATATGGGCATTTAACCCCTGCAGCTATGCCTTCGTTGTGCAAGATGGCTACTTTAACTTCAGTGGTAAGAGGAGTTTCGAACAGCTCAAGAACATGGAGCAGATTCCAATGATCATTAATTGGCAGATTGGAAATGAGACATGCGAGGGAGCTAAAAAGAATGCGGTGGAT